A segment of the Streptococcus dysgalactiae subsp. dysgalactiae genome:
TACCAAGCCATTGGCATGCCGACAACTCTCAAGGAAATGCATTTAGACACTGCTAGTCAAGATGATTTCTTAAAAGTTGGCCGTCAAGCAACTATGGCAGGCGAAACCATCCATCAGATGCCATTTGTTATCACCCCAGAAGATGTGGCTGCAGCTTTGGTTGCTGTTGATGCCTATGTCACTAGTCGATAAGGACGTGCTGCTTTAAAACGATTGATAAGTAGACTTTTCGAATCATCAAACAAACCGCAAGACTAGTGAGTCCTTGCGGTTTTTATAGGTCAATAAGTCTCTTACTTTGATTGCACAAGAGCTTTTATTTTGCTACTATTAATTTATTAGATAATAAAGAATAGACATTAGGACTCTTAGATAGAAAGTGATTCATGACATGTTTAAAAGACAACAAAAGAGGGCAGAGTTTATGGGCTGTCTTCAATCATTGTATAATGAGAAAGAGCTTAACTTAAGTCAATCTTTTAGAGAAAAGTTGATTTGGGCAGCTAAAGGGCTTGATTCTGGAGATAGGCTGAGTTACTTAGCTTACCAATTATATCCCTATCTTATGGAAGAAATGAAGAGAGAAGAGGCTAATCATAACCCTCAGTTCTTAAAAGCTAAAAAGTACCTCGAGAAGATCAGATGGCGATATAATGTGGGCTCTGTATGGGGTTGGCCTTTCTCTAGTTAAAGCTAGCAGTTATTTATAGGAGTTAAAAACCAGTCTAGGGATATATTCCTAGACTGGTTTTGATTATGGTGCTTACTGTTGGTTGGTAATAGCACTTTTAGCAGGGTCATTGTGGGCAATACGGCTGGCAGCTGCTGCCGCAATGGCGCTAACAATATCATCTAAAAAGGTATGGCAGGATTTGCCGTCTTTGTGGTTGAGTTTGTCAACAATCCTTGGTTTTGTCTTGTCCAGATAACCGTAATTGGTAAAGCCGATGGAACCATAGAGGTTAACAATGGATAAGGCCAAGATTTCATCAATCCCATACAGCCCTTGGTCGGTTTTTAAGATAGTAAGGAGCGGCTCAGACAGCTGATCGGCTTCAGCCAATTTATCCAATTCGACCCCAGTGATAATAGCGTTTTGTACTTCTCGTTTTTCAAGCACCGCTTCAACACTCTCTAAACATTCTGCCATGGTCAAGTTGGGGATATAATTATTCTGCAAAAAAAGTACCAGCTCTGCAATAGCTTCTAAAGAAACCCCTCGTTCAGCTAGTAATTGATAAGACACTTCTCGTAATTGATGGTCAGTTGTCATGTGAGACCTCCTTTTTCTTTATTGTAACATAAATGACCTGCCAAGTAACCCAAAGGAAGCCTTGCCAGCAATGTAATTTGAGAAACACTTGTAAAACGATTACAATAGGGTTGTATAACGGTCCACAATAACTAGTTGTTTGTCCAAATTTAGGGACTAGAAAAGAGATTGATATGACAAAACGACAGCTCCGCTGGCTTCTTTTAGTGATTTTTGGGTTA
Coding sequences within it:
- a CDS encoding phosphatidylglycerophosphatase A family protein, whose amino-acid sequence is MTTDHQLREVSYQLLAERGVSLEAIAELVLFLQNNYIPNLTMAECLESVEAVLEKREVQNAIITGVELDKLAEADQLSEPLLTILKTDQGLYGIDEILALSIVNLYGSIGFTNYGYLDKTKPRIVDKLNHKDGKSCHTFLDDIVSAIAAAAASRIAHNDPAKSAITNQQ